The Fictibacillus arsenicus genome contains a region encoding:
- the pnpS gene encoding two-component system histidine kinase PnpS, which translates to MNEFKNRVLTFFLLGILLVFILLALIMGNIVHHSVKEKRMQFYAGELGLIEQVLNTEEEPATIKRLLRYASKDLNGEIYVLDSNWNVKYTSDGNSPRNMSSYYPKKQSSDNELVQKNESGKIYYTLERKQKENPGYIQLAIPEGAAEAAERSIWIMMSIGFLICFVIILYVSIKVIHKIVRPVEEATQTAKELAKGNFKARTYEYYGEDIGELNYSLNVLARNLEKMTKSQESQHDRLITLIENMGSGLILIDSNGYINLVNKAFKELFKEHADYWTGHLFYEVFPHAEIKDIVKETYLTEKNVKKNVVIPIHIERKHFEVYSAPVLDVKGKLRGIVLVFHDITELKKLEQVRKDFVANVSHELKTPITSLKGFAETLLDGAGENQEFRNKFLTIILNESDRLQALIQDLLDLSKSEQGFHLDVQKVNLEDLVKETIEILLPKAEKKNITLSLSVSGYPMMDGDAPRLKQIIINLVSNSLNYTPADGSVSVNVEEKKEHVKLTVKDTGIGIKESEIPRIFERFYRVDKARSRNSGGTGLGLAIVKHLVEAHHGTIKVESKIGEGSQFIIRFPKKLEL; encoded by the coding sequence ATGAACGAATTTAAAAACCGGGTACTCACGTTTTTTTTACTCGGGATTTTACTGGTATTTATACTCCTTGCACTCATTATGGGCAACATTGTTCATCACAGTGTTAAAGAAAAAAGAATGCAGTTTTATGCGGGAGAGTTAGGGTTAATTGAACAGGTCTTAAATACTGAAGAAGAGCCTGCAACCATTAAAAGGCTATTAAGATATGCGTCAAAGGATTTAAATGGAGAAATTTATGTTCTTGATTCGAACTGGAACGTTAAATATACTTCAGATGGAAATAGTCCTAGAAACATGTCGTCCTATTATCCAAAAAAGCAATCTTCTGATAATGAACTGGTTCAAAAAAATGAGAGCGGTAAAATTTATTATACGCTCGAGCGAAAGCAAAAAGAAAATCCCGGCTATATACAGTTAGCTATTCCAGAAGGTGCAGCAGAAGCTGCTGAAAGATCCATCTGGATTATGATGTCTATTGGTTTTCTAATATGTTTTGTCATTATCCTATATGTATCTATAAAGGTTATTCATAAAATTGTCCGGCCAGTTGAAGAAGCAACACAAACTGCAAAAGAGCTTGCTAAAGGAAATTTTAAAGCTAGAACATACGAATATTACGGTGAAGATATTGGGGAACTGAACTATTCACTTAATGTTCTGGCACGAAATCTTGAAAAAATGACGAAGTCTCAAGAGTCACAGCATGACAGGCTAATAACATTGATTGAAAATATGGGCAGCGGATTGATTTTGATTGATTCGAATGGATACATTAACCTGGTGAATAAAGCATTCAAAGAATTATTTAAAGAGCATGCTGACTATTGGACAGGTCACTTGTTTTACGAAGTTTTCCCGCATGCAGAAATTAAAGATATCGTTAAAGAAACATATTTAACCGAAAAGAACGTTAAAAAGAATGTAGTCATTCCGATTCATATTGAACGAAAACACTTTGAAGTATACAGTGCTCCAGTCTTAGATGTGAAAGGTAAGCTTAGGGGTATAGTACTCGTGTTTCACGATATAACTGAATTGAAGAAGCTGGAACAGGTCAGAAAAGATTTTGTTGCGAACGTATCTCATGAACTGAAAACCCCGATTACCTCTTTAAAAGGTTTTGCTGAAACCCTTTTAGATGGAGCAGGAGAAAATCAAGAATTTCGTAATAAATTTTTAACGATTATTTTGAATGAGAGTGACCGTCTTCAAGCTTTGATACAAGACTTGCTGGATCTTTCAAAAAGTGAGCAAGGATTCCACTTGGATGTGCAGAAAGTTAACCTCGAAGATTTGGTTAAAGAAACAATAGAGATATTACTACCAAAAGCTGAAAAGAAAAATATCACACTTTCATTATCCGTTTCTGGTTATCCGATGATGGACGGGGATGCCCCGCGTCTAAAGCAAATTATCATTAATCTCGTATCTAACAGTCTCAACTATACACCTGCAGATGGATCAGTATCTGTAAATGTAGAAGAAAAGAAAGAACATGTGAAGCTGACTGTTAAAGATACAGGAATAGGTATTAAAGAAAGTGAGATCCCCCGAATATTTGAACGGTTCTATCGAGTTGATAAAGCAAGAAGCAGGAACTCTGGCGGAACAGGTCTGGGGCTTGCTATCGTAAAGCATCTAGTAGAAGCGCACCACGGTACAATAAAGGTAGAAAGTAAGATTGGAGAAGGTTCTCAATTCATTATTCGCTTTCCCAAAAAGTTAGAGTTATAA
- a CDS encoding response regulator transcription factor: MSQKLLVVEDEISISTLLQFNLEQAGFQVVTAMDGKNGLEKAESEIPDLIILDLMLPEMDGLEVCKELRSKKLNIPILMLTAKDDEFDKVLGLELGADDYMTKPFSPREVVARVKAILRRTAAAEPGAEKHKKDEVEHLQIGEVDIYPENYEAYFKEKALELTPKEFELLVYLARHKGRVLSREQLLSAVWNYDFVGDTRIVDVHISHLREKIEMNTRKPIYIKTIRGLGYKLEEPQ, encoded by the coding sequence ATGAGCCAAAAGTTACTCGTTGTAGAAGATGAAATTTCAATTTCAACATTGTTGCAATTCAATCTAGAACAAGCAGGATTCCAAGTAGTAACAGCAATGGATGGCAAAAACGGACTAGAAAAAGCAGAAAGCGAAATTCCTGACCTGATCATACTAGATCTAATGCTTCCAGAAATGGACGGGCTGGAAGTCTGCAAAGAGCTGCGCTCAAAAAAATTAAACATTCCAATTCTTATGCTGACAGCTAAAGATGATGAATTTGATAAAGTGCTCGGTCTTGAATTAGGCGCTGATGACTATATGACAAAACCATTCAGTCCAAGAGAAGTAGTTGCACGAGTGAAGGCGATTCTCCGCCGGACTGCAGCAGCGGAACCTGGTGCAGAAAAACATAAAAAAGATGAAGTGGAACATCTTCAAATTGGAGAGGTAGATATTTACCCTGAAAATTATGAAGCGTATTTTAAAGAGAAAGCGCTGGAATTAACACCAAAAGAATTTGAATTGCTAGTGTACCTTGCGAGACATAAAGGGCGGGTTCTTTCTAGGGAACAACTTTTGTCAGCTGTCTGGAACTATGATTTTGTCGGAGATACCAGAATTGTGGATGTTCATATCAGCCATCTTCGGGAGAAAATTGAGATGAATACAAGAAAGCCGATCTATATTAAAACGATAAGAGGACTAGGGTATAAATTAGAGGAGCCTCAATAA
- a CDS encoding MaoC family dehydratase: MLIGKKRKLGRKINEIQAGEKLEMQETIEDKDLLLYLGLTNDNNPLFIQHDYATLTPFKKPIVPQIMLMGMVTSAVSKYLPGPGSSITQSNFHFVKPVYHYSKLTFLFEITEVDRDNHLVAMKAAAKNEEGAEVLYAELQVCPPYPPKPITSNTMDNF, from the coding sequence GTGCTGATCGGAAAAAAGAGAAAGCTTGGCAGGAAAATTAATGAAATCCAGGCCGGAGAGAAACTCGAGATGCAAGAAACGATTGAAGATAAAGACCTTTTGCTTTATCTAGGGTTAACAAACGATAACAACCCTCTCTTTATACAGCATGATTATGCGACACTTACACCATTTAAAAAGCCTATAGTACCGCAAATTATGCTGATGGGGATGGTAACTTCGGCAGTATCAAAATACCTGCCTGGCCCAGGAAGCTCAATTACACAATCAAACTTTCATTTTGTAAAACCCGTATATCATTATTCAAAACTAACATTCTTGTTTGAAATTACAGAAGTAGACAGGGATAATCATTTGGTTGCTATGAAAGCAGCTGCAAAAAATGAAGAAGGGGCTGAAGTTTTGTACGCAGAACTTCAAGTTTGCCCTCCATATCCGCCAAAACCCATTACATCAAATACGATGGATAATTTTTAA
- the mdh gene encoding malate dehydrogenase has protein sequence MANKRKKISVIGGGFTGATTAFILGQKEIGDVVLVDIPQMENPTKGKALDMMEASPVQGFDAAITGTSDYADTAGSDVVVITAGIARKPGMSRDDLVNTNAGIMKSVTKEIVKHSPDCTIIVLTNPVDAMTYTVLKESGFPKQRVIGQSGILDTARFRTFVAMELNLSVKDVTGFVLGGHGDDMVPLVRYSYAGGIPLEKLISKERLDAIVERTRKGGGEIVNLLGNGSAYYAPAASLVEMVEAIVKDQRRVLPSIAYLEGEYGYNGICLGVPTILGGNGLEEIIELELTVEEKSALDQSAESVKAVMKVLA, from the coding sequence ATGGCTAACAAGCGTAAAAAGATTTCAGTTATTGGTGGAGGATTTACCGGGGCAACAACTGCTTTCATTTTAGGGCAAAAAGAAATCGGGGATGTCGTATTAGTTGATATTCCTCAAATGGAGAACCCGACAAAAGGGAAAGCGCTCGACATGATGGAAGCAAGTCCTGTTCAAGGTTTTGACGCTGCCATTACGGGTACTAGCGATTACGCTGATACAGCTGGTTCTGATGTTGTAGTTATCACTGCTGGTATCGCACGCAAACCTGGTATGAGCCGAGATGATCTTGTCAATACGAATGCGGGAATCATGAAGAGTGTTACAAAGGAAATCGTTAAACATTCTCCTGACTGTACAATTATCGTATTAACAAATCCAGTTGATGCCATGACTTATACTGTGTTAAAAGAGTCTGGGTTCCCTAAACAGCGTGTAATCGGTCAATCTGGAATTCTTGATACAGCTCGTTTCCGTACTTTTGTTGCTATGGAGTTAAACCTTTCTGTAAAAGACGTAACTGGTTTCGTTCTTGGCGGACATGGTGATGACATGGTTCCTTTAGTCCGCTACTCTTATGCGGGTGGTATTCCTTTAGAAAAATTAATCTCAAAAGAACGTCTGGACGCAATTGTTGAGCGCACGCGTAAAGGCGGCGGTGAAATCGTTAACTTATTAGGCAACGGATCTGCTTATTATGCACCAGCGGCTTCATTAGTTGAAATGGTTGAAGCCATCGTGAAGGATCAGCGCAGAGTACTTCCTTCAATCGCCTACTTAGAAGGTGAATATGGCTATAACGGAATTTGCCTTGGAGTACCAACAATCCTAGGCGGCAACGGTCTAGAAGAAATCATTGAATTAGAGCTAACAGTTGAAGAAAAATCTGCACTTGATCAATCAGCAGAATCTGTAAAGGCTGTAATGAAAGTTCTGGCATAA
- the icd gene encoding NADP-dependent isocitrate dehydrogenase: protein MSNGERITVDNGVLNVPNQPIIPFIEGDGTGPDIWAAASRVLEAAVEKAYNGEKKIVWKEVLAGEKAFNQTGEWLPSETLDVIRDYIIAIKGPLTTPVGGGIRSLNVALRQELDLFTCLRPVQYFKGVPSPVKRPEDTNMVIFRENTEDIYAGIEYASGSDEVKKLIQFLQDEMGVNKIRFPETSGIGIKPVSSEGTQRLVRAAIQYAINEGRKSVTLVHKGNIMKYTEGAFKNWGYELAEAEFGDKVFTWAQYDRIAEESGKDAADKAQADAEAAGKIIVKDSIADIFLQQILTRPAEFDVVATMNLNGDYISDALAAQVGGIGIAPGANINYETGHAIFEATHGTAPKYAGLDKVNPSSVILSGVLMLEHLGWGEAAKLVLSSMEHTIASKVVTYDFARLMDGATEVKCSEFADELIKNM, encoded by the coding sequence ATGTCTAACGGAGAACGTATTACAGTTGACAACGGAGTGTTGAATGTACCAAACCAGCCGATTATCCCTTTCATCGAAGGTGACGGAACTGGACCAGATATCTGGGCTGCTGCTTCAAGAGTATTAGAAGCTGCTGTTGAAAAAGCATATAACGGTGAGAAAAAGATTGTTTGGAAAGAAGTTCTTGCTGGAGAAAAAGCATTTAACCAAACGGGAGAATGGCTTCCATCAGAGACTTTAGATGTTATTCGTGATTACATAATTGCGATTAAAGGACCTTTAACTACACCAGTCGGCGGAGGAATCAGATCTCTAAACGTAGCACTAAGACAAGAATTAGATTTATTCACTTGCTTACGTCCTGTTCAATATTTCAAAGGTGTACCTTCACCGGTAAAACGTCCTGAAGATACTAACATGGTTATCTTCCGTGAGAATACTGAAGATATTTATGCAGGTATAGAATATGCGAGCGGTTCTGACGAAGTGAAAAAGCTTATTCAATTCCTTCAAGATGAAATGGGTGTTAACAAAATCCGTTTCCCTGAAACATCAGGAATTGGTATTAAGCCTGTATCTTCTGAAGGTACACAGCGTCTAGTGCGTGCTGCGATCCAATATGCGATCAACGAAGGCCGCAAGAGTGTAACACTTGTTCACAAAGGAAACATCATGAAATACACTGAAGGAGCTTTTAAAAACTGGGGTTATGAGCTGGCAGAAGCTGAATTCGGTGACAAAGTATTCACTTGGGCTCAATATGACCGTATTGCTGAAGAAAGCGGCAAGGATGCAGCTGACAAAGCACAAGCTGATGCAGAAGCTGCAGGCAAGATCATCGTTAAGGATTCAATCGCTGATATCTTCTTACAGCAGATTCTTACTCGTCCAGCTGAATTTGACGTAGTAGCAACAATGAACCTGAACGGTGACTATATTTCTGATGCTCTTGCTGCTCAAGTTGGCGGAATCGGAATTGCTCCTGGAGCAAACATCAATTACGAAACAGGACATGCTATTTTTGAAGCAACTCACGGTACTGCACCGAAGTATGCAGGTCTTGATAAAGTAAACCCTTCATCTGTAATCCTTTCAGGTGTACTAATGTTAGAACACTTAGGGTGGGGAGAAGCAGCTAAACTAGTTCTTTCATCTATGGAACATACAATTGCAAGTAAAGTAGTAACATATGACTTTGCACGTTTGATGGATGGTGCTACAGAAGTTAAATGTTCTGAGTTTGCAGACGAACTAATTAAAAATATGTAA
- the citZ gene encoding citrate synthase, whose amino-acid sequence MTATRGLEGIVATTSSVSSIIDDVLTYRGYSIDDLADYATFEEVVYLLWNGKLPNQSELDEFKTELSEASELPAELLEQMKSLPLKNAHPMTVLRTIVSTLAMYDKDAEDMSTEGNYKKAIRLQAQMASLVTAFARIRDGKDPLSPKKELSYAANFLYMLTGKEPDEISETAFNKALVLHADHELNASTFTARVCVATLSDIYSGITAAIGALKGPLHGGANEQVMKMLSEIGEEANVESYLDKAIENKQKIMGFGHRVYKNGDPRAKHLREMSKQLTSITGEEKWYTMSVKIDETLKQKKGLLPNVDFYSASVYHSLGIDHDLFTPIFAISRVSGWIAHILEQYENNRLIRPRAEYIGPDMQQFVPLEQR is encoded by the coding sequence ATGACAGCTACAAGAGGATTAGAAGGAATTGTTGCAACAACATCTTCTGTCAGCTCTATCATTGATGATGTATTAACCTATAGAGGGTATAGCATTGATGACTTAGCTGATTATGCAACTTTTGAGGAAGTTGTATACTTGCTTTGGAATGGTAAACTGCCTAACCAATCTGAATTAGATGAGTTTAAAACAGAGCTTTCAGAAGCGAGTGAGCTTCCTGCAGAATTGTTGGAACAAATGAAATCGCTTCCTTTGAAGAACGCACATCCAATGACAGTTTTGCGTACAATCGTGTCTACACTTGCGATGTATGATAAGGATGCAGAGGATATGTCTACGGAAGGGAATTATAAAAAAGCCATCCGTCTTCAGGCGCAAATGGCTTCACTAGTTACGGCATTTGCACGTATTAGAGATGGAAAAGATCCTTTATCTCCTAAAAAAGAGTTAAGCTATGCTGCTAATTTCTTATATATGCTAACAGGTAAAGAACCTGATGAAATTTCTGAAACTGCTTTTAATAAGGCACTTGTACTGCATGCAGACCATGAATTAAATGCTTCTACTTTCACAGCACGTGTATGTGTTGCGACACTTTCCGATATCTACTCAGGAATCACAGCTGCAATCGGTGCTCTTAAAGGGCCGCTTCATGGCGGAGCAAATGAACAAGTTATGAAGATGCTTTCTGAGATCGGTGAAGAAGCAAACGTTGAATCATACTTGGATAAAGCTATTGAAAATAAGCAAAAGATTATGGGCTTTGGACACCGTGTATACAAAAATGGAGATCCTCGTGCGAAGCATTTGCGTGAGATGTCTAAGCAGTTAACTTCAATAACTGGTGAAGAAAAATGGTATACAATGAGTGTAAAGATTGATGAAACGTTAAAGCAAAAGAAAGGCTTGCTTCCAAACGTAGATTTCTACTCTGCGAGTGTTTATCACAGCCTGGGTATTGATCATGATTTATTTACGCCAATCTTTGCTATCAGCCGTGTTTCCGGCTGGATCGCACACATCTTGGAGCAGTATGAAAATAACCGTCTGATCCGTCCGCGTGCTGAGTATATCGGACCTGATATGCAGCAATTCGTTCCATTAGAGCAAAGATAA
- a CDS encoding DUF441 domain-containing protein, giving the protein MESLLFLIGLLIIGVAAKNQSLMIAIVFLLVLKFTGLGDKWFSVIQQKGINWGVTIITIAVLIPIATGDIGYKQLQESLRSFYAWIALLSGIFVAVIASRGLVLLQNDPHITAALVFGTILAVALFKGVAVGPLIGAGIAYLAMKIVGMFTA; this is encoded by the coding sequence ATGGAATCATTACTTTTTTTAATTGGTCTATTAATTATAGGGGTGGCCGCAAAGAACCAATCCCTCATGATCGCGATCGTATTTTTATTAGTGTTAAAATTTACTGGTTTAGGTGATAAATGGTTTTCAGTAATACAGCAAAAAGGTATAAATTGGGGAGTCACCATTATTACGATAGCGGTATTAATTCCTATTGCAACAGGTGATATCGGGTACAAACAGCTGCAGGAATCACTACGTTCTTTCTATGCATGGATTGCACTGCTATCGGGTATTTTCGTGGCTGTGATCGCAAGCAGAGGGCTGGTGCTGCTTCAAAATGACCCGCATATTACCGCTGCTTTAGTGTTTGGTACAATACTTGCAGTGGCACTCTTTAAAGGAGTTGCTGTAGGTCCGTTAATTGGTGCAGGCATTGCATATCTTGCCATGAAAATAGTTGGAATGTTTACAGCATAA
- the ytvI gene encoding sporulation integral membrane protein YtvI yields MQPYMVQRIIRFSYIIIIAAALIFTSYYVSAILYPFIAGALIALIINPFVGFLSYRFKMNRALAVIISIIALLGLLVLILTLLIQEMMTGFAYIAHELPSYIQELVFYFENYFKTQVLPLYHDLLSIYSKLGTDQKETVMDNIEKIGTGITTNVTGITQAVINSVSLMIVSLPTFLTVFIFSLLAAFFISKDWYRLTGFLTGIFPEKLTFTVKTVYFELRKALFGFLKAQLTLISITAFIVLIGLLILRIDYAVTISVLIGAIDLLPYLGTGAVFLPWIAYCFLTGNYTLTIGLSILYGVVVIQRQVMEPKLLAQTIGLDPLATLAALFAGFQLFGFVGLIIGPVFLVVIRALYEAKFFHEIYQFIMKPVK; encoded by the coding sequence TTGCAGCCCTATATGGTACAGCGGATTATCCGCTTCAGTTATATTATTATAATTGCTGCCGCTCTTATTTTTACAAGCTATTATGTTTCCGCCATCCTTTATCCATTTATTGCAGGTGCCTTAATTGCACTTATTATAAATCCATTTGTAGGATTTTTATCATATCGTTTTAAAATGAACAGGGCACTTGCTGTTATTATTTCGATTATAGCTCTTCTCGGGCTACTGGTCTTAATTCTCACCTTGCTTATCCAGGAAATGATGACTGGATTTGCTTATATTGCTCATGAACTGCCTTCTTATATTCAGGAGCTTGTCTTTTATTTTGAGAATTACTTTAAAACCCAAGTACTCCCCCTCTATCATGATTTACTTTCTATATACAGTAAATTAGGTACTGATCAGAAAGAAACCGTGATGGATAACATAGAAAAAATCGGAACAGGTATCACAACGAACGTAACTGGCATTACGCAGGCTGTTATTAATAGTGTGTCATTGATGATAGTGAGTTTGCCTACCTTTTTAACTGTATTTATTTTTTCTCTGCTGGCAGCATTTTTTATAAGTAAGGACTGGTATCGATTAACCGGTTTTTTAACAGGCATCTTTCCTGAGAAACTTACGTTTACTGTTAAAACGGTATATTTCGAGCTTAGAAAAGCTCTATTTGGCTTTTTGAAAGCACAGCTGACTTTGATATCGATAACAGCCTTCATCGTTTTAATCGGTCTTCTAATTCTGAGAATTGATTATGCCGTTACGATCTCTGTTTTGATAGGTGCTATCGATCTTCTTCCTTACTTAGGAACAGGAGCTGTTTTTCTCCCATGGATCGCATATTGCTTTTTAACTGGCAACTACACACTTACCATTGGGTTATCTATTCTTTATGGAGTTGTTGTTATACAAAGGCAGGTCATGGAGCCAAAACTGCTTGCCCAAACGATAGGTTTGGATCCACTGGCTACATTAGCCGCACTATTTGCAGGATTTCAGCTGTTTGGATTCGTCGGTTTGATTATAGGTCCTGTCTTCCTAGTTGTTATCCGTGCATTATATGAAGCAAAATTCTTTCATGAAATCTATCAATTTATTATGAAACCAGTAAAATAA
- a CDS encoding FxsA family protein: protein MFRILLLIFILVPAIEVGLFIFAGQYIGIPATIAIIFLTGIIGAFLAKREGTETINKIRMQMASGQMPGDAVLDGACILVGGALLLTPGFLTDFAGFSLLFPPIRKAVKIWLKAKLYNKIKSGQFYIIRRP, encoded by the coding sequence ATGTTTAGAATTTTATTGCTTATTTTTATTCTTGTGCCAGCCATCGAAGTTGGACTTTTCATTTTTGCAGGACAGTATATCGGAATTCCAGCTACTATAGCTATTATCTTTTTAACAGGAATAATAGGAGCTTTTCTTGCAAAAAGAGAAGGAACAGAGACGATAAACAAAATTAGAATGCAGATGGCAAGCGGCCAGATGCCAGGAGATGCAGTCCTTGACGGTGCCTGTATTCTAGTAGGTGGTGCATTGCTCTTAACACCTGGATTTCTAACAGACTTTGCGGGATTCTCTCTGCTGTTCCCTCCGATTCGAAAAGCAGTGAAGATTTGGCTCAAAGCTAAACTTTATAATAAAATAAAATCAGGGCAGTTTTATATTATTAGGCGGCCATAG